Proteins encoded in a region of the Dreissena polymorpha isolate Duluth1 chromosome 6, UMN_Dpol_1.0, whole genome shotgun sequence genome:
- the LOC127835750 gene encoding uncharacterized protein LOC127835750 has product MVTLERQMAPGTDWNRGTRGSIPKCSLREGTPNKQLQTPQTKETASVYREGDVSVTCKCGKVCKNQHGLRIHHGKSGCQRVRSQGQRLAILASETQEYSSLDSTHSTEELSVKETPQDAFRNLEEDEDPLLELLQTQSSPEASQATGPDRTQQDTATRTRKPRIKWPKASDKTSWTQLDEDLDNILEASMQGPVDRKLSTLTTLIYSVGKEREDWTYTAQRYSSVTDDIITESRKQQKKDTGTGKEEGSLHSQPKQEEENNLHVAHSDPNREDVLGDCNRIDPAKQPEKQLNATEPTLGEVKEAVKKARAASAPGPNAIPYKVYKMCPLLLKHLWRLLKEVWRKGDVPEAWKEAEGIFTPKEHNYKTVNQFRTISLLNVEGKIFFAILARRLTSFMTALRHYHVGGHIQKIITSYLDGIKLRFTVGDQLTRWQRLEKGIVIGYTVSVVLFIMRMNLLINAAQRETRGPKTESGIYLPSSRGFMDDLTLTTTTHVQARWMLTALTDNEEIPSIVTSPNKCLGKWFDSSLQDRDNVKKLEQQVEEGLKKIDRCGLPGKFKVWLFQHALLPRLIWP; this is encoded by the exons ATGGTGACGCTGGAGAGACAGATGGCGCCAGGAACAGACTGGAACAGGGGCACTAGGGGTAGCATCCCGAAATGCAGTCTTCGAGAGGGGACACCCAACAAACAGCTACAGACTCCACAAACGAAAGAAACCGCCAGCGTCTACCGAGAGGGGG ATGTATCGGTCACTTGTAAGTGCGGAAAGGTGTGCAAGAACCAACACGGTCTACGCATTCACCACGGGAAATCAGGTTGTCAACGTGTGAGGTCACAAGGACAGCGCTTAGCCATCTTGGCTAGTGAGACGCAGGAGTACTCCAGTCTGGATTCAACCCACAGTACTGAAGAACTCTCAGTCAAGGAGACCCCACAGGATGCCTTCCGAAATCTTGAGGAGGACGAGGACCCCCTTTTAGAGCTCTTACAGACTCAAAGCAGCCCTGAAGCAAGCCAGGCGACCGGTCCAGATAGAACACAGCAAGACACTGCCACTAGAACCAGGAAACCAAGGATAAAGTGGCCCAAGGCTTCAGACAAGACATCATGGACCCAACTGGACGAGGACCTAGATAACATCCTCGAAGCATCCATGCAAGGACCAGTAGACCGGAAGCTGTCCACCCTCACAACCTTGATATATTCAGTAGGCAAGGAGAG AGAGGATTGGACTTACACTGCTCAGAGATACAGTTCGGTCACAGATGATATCATTACGGAAAGCCGAAAACAGCAAAAGAAAGACACGGGAACGGGCAAAGAAGAGGGCAGCCTTCACAGCCAACCCAAACAA GAAGAAGAGAACAACCTTCATGTGGCCCATTCTGACCCCAATCGAGAGGACGTGCTAGGAGACTGCAACCGAATAGATCCAGCGAAGCAACCCGAAAAACAGCTGAATGCGACGGAACCAACGCTAGGCGAGGTGAAGGAAGCTGTGAAAAAGGCCAGAGCTGCCTCAGCGCCAGGACCCAATGCCATCCCGTACAAAGTGTACAAGATGTGCCCACTGCTTCTCAAGCATTTATGGAGGCTTCTCAAAGAAGTCTGGAGGAAGGGGGATGTACCAGAGGCTTGGAAAGAGGCAGAGGGGATATTTACACCAAAGGAACACAATTACAAGACGGTCAACCAGTTCCGAACGATCTCGTTGCTCAACGTCGAGGGGAAAATATTCTTCGCCATCCTTGCAAGAAGACTTACATCTTTCATGACAG CGCTCCGACACTACCATGTGGGCGGCCACATACAGAAAATCATCACCAGTTACCTGGATGGAATCAAGCTCCGGTTTACAGTTGGTGACCAGTTAACCAGATGGCAGAGGTTGGAGAAAGGAATCGTTATTGGCTACACAGTTTCCGTGGTGCTCTTCATCATGAGGATGAACCTGCTGATAAATGCTGCCCAACGAGAGACACGTGGACCAAAGACAGAGTCAGGAATCTATCTCCCATCGAGCAGAGGCTTCATGGATGACCTCACATTGACGACAACAACACATGTCCAAGCTAGATGGATGTTGACAGCCCTGACGGAT AACGAAGAGATTCCTTCCATAGTCACAAGTCCAAATAAATGCCTGGGCAAGTGGTTTGATTCAAGCCTACAAGATCGCGACAATGTCAAGAAGTTAGAGCAACAGGTAGAGGAGGGTCTCAAGAAGATAGACCGCTGCGGACTACCCGGCAAGTTCAAAGTTTGGCTCTTCCAGCACGCACTGCTCCCAAGACTAATCTGGCCGTAG